In Malaclemys terrapin pileata isolate rMalTer1 chromosome 10, rMalTer1.hap1, whole genome shotgun sequence, the following are encoded in one genomic region:
- the UNC45A gene encoding protein unc-45 homolog A — translation MEGAGAAGQLRQEGNRLFQAGDYAAALAVYTRALALCAGPPERAVLHRNRAACHLKLEDYANAEADASKAIEADGRDVKALFRRSQALQKLGRLDQAVYDLRRCVSLEPRNKAFQEALHDLGSSMQEKMKLMSCTDSKVEQMFQILLDPKETDTDKKQKAAQNLIVLAREEAGAEKIFQSDGVRLLLCMLDTGREDAMLAALRTLAGLCSGHRSRTMAILAELEAPRVSAMLGVEHEQVSLAACNLLQVMFDALKEGLQRDFRGKEEALVLDPSKELKLLIGHLLEMLTREGTSAHGHDNSLNLLIKVVPRKSLREPNNSLTLWVIDQGLKKILEVGGTVCEAPGSLPATENSRMSAAVLLSKLYNDLKCDAERENFHRLCEDYVRSWFEGHGLAGKLRAIQTVSCLLQGPSGAGNQVLELEGIMESVLALCASVREVDQLVAVEALIHAADKAKRASFITANGVTLLKNIYKCSGKDSIRIRALVGLCKLGSAGGTDFSMKQFAEGSTLKLAKQCRKWLCNEAIDVSTRRWAVEGLAYLTFDADVKEEFVEDKAAVQAMFQLAKSEDRSVLFAVASTLVNCTNSYDHEEPDPQMLELAKYAKQHVPEQHPKDEPGCVRRRVRKLLAAGVVSALTCMVKSENPAPTNSCRELISRVFLAVVEEAADRGSVVAQGGGKALIPLSLEGTEVGQAKAAQALAKITITSNPEMAFPGERIYEVVRPLVSLLHLHRTGLENFEGLMALTNLAGISERLRQKILKEKAVPMIEGYMFEEHELLRLAATECMCNMAMSTEVQELFLAEGSDRLKLLVLYSGEDDEKLRRAASGTLAMLTSLLPQICGKITQVTAHWLEILQALLLSSNVELQHRGAVIVLNMMAADREIAAKLMESEMLEILSVLAKECDKPRVAQAAKECLAQAVAWGLIKPNVNGE, via the exons ATGGAGGGGGCC GGGGCGGCGGGGCAGCTGCGGCAGGAGGGGAACCGGCTCTTCCAGGCCGGGGACTACGCGGCGGCGCTGGCCGTCTACACGCGCGCCCTGGCGCTGTGCGCGGGGCCCCCGGAGCGCGCCGTCCTGCACCGCAACCGGGCCGCCTGCCACCTGAAGCTG GAAGATTATGCCAACGCAGAAGCTGATGCGTCTAAAG CCATCGAAGCCGATGGCCGTGACGTGAAGGCGCTGTTCCGCCGCAGCCAGGCGCTGCAGAAGCTGGGCCGCTTGGACCAGGCAGTCTACGACCTGCGCAGATGTGTGAGCCTGGAGCCCAGGAACAAGGCCTTCCAGGAGGCGTTGCACGACCTGGGGAGCAGCATGCAGGAGAAG ATGAAGCTCATGTCCTGCACGGACTCCAAAGTAGAGCAGATGTTTCAGatcttactggaccccaaagaaACAGACACAGACAAAAAACAGAAG GCAGCGCAGAACCTGATCGTGCTGGCCCGGGAAGAGGCCGGGGCGGAGAAGATCTTCCAGAGCGACGGCGTGCGGCTGCTGCTGTGCATGCTGGACACGGGCAGAGAGGATGCGATGCTGGCAGCTCTGCgcaccctggctggcctgtgCTCTGGGCACCGGTCGCGG ACCATGGCCATCCTCGCGGAGCTGGAGGCGCCACGTGTCTCGGCCATGCTGGGAGTGGAGCACGAGCAGGTGTCTCTGGCGGCCTGTAACCTGCTGCAGGTCATGTTCGACGCGctgaaggaggggctgcagagggactTCCGCGGCAAGGAGGAAGCCCTTGTGCTGG ATCCCTCGAAGGAGCTGAAGCTGCTGATCGGGCACCTCTTGGAAATGCTGACCCGGGAGGGGACCTCAGCGCACGGCCACGACAACAGCCTCAACCTCCTCATCAAAGTGGTGCCGCGGAAATCCCTGCGGGAGCCCAACAACAGCCTGACCCTCTGGGTCATCGACCAGG GCCTAAAGAAGATCCTGGAGGTGGGGGGCACGGTGTGTGAGGCCCCCGGCAGCCTGCCTGCGACGGAGAACAGCCGGATGAGCGCCGCCGTCCTGCTTAGCAAGCTCTACAATGACCTGAAGTGCGACGCCGAGAGAGAGAACTTCCACCGGCTGTGCGAAGACTATGTCAG GAGCTGGTTTGAGGGGCATGGGTTGGCTGGGAAGCTCCGTGCCATCCAGACGGTGTCGTGCCTGCTGCAGGGTCCCtcgggggctgggaaccaggtgCTGGAGCTGGAGGGGATCATGGAGAGCGTGCTGGCTCTGTGCGCCTCCGTGCGGGAGGTCGACCAGCTGGTGGCCGTGGAGGCTCTGATCCATGCCGCTGACAAGGCCAAGCGGGCGTCTTTCATCACGGCCAACGGGGTGACCCTGCTCAAGAACATCTATAAGTGCAGCGGGAAGGACAGCATCCGCATCCGGGCCTTGGTG GGGCTCTGCAAGCTAGGCTCTGCCGGAGGCACCGATTTCAGCATGAAGCAGTTCGCCGAGGGCTCCACCCTGAAACTGGCCAAGCAGTGTCGCAA gtgGCTGTGTAACGAGGCGATCGACGTGAGTACGCGGCGCTGGGCGGTGGAGGGCCTGGCCTACCTCACCTTCGACGCGGATGTCAAGGAGGAGTTTGTGGAGGACAAGGCAGCTGTGCAGGCCATGTTCCAGCTGGCcaag tcagaggacaggagTGTGCTGTTCGCAGTGGCCTCGACGCTGGTGAACTGCACCAACAGCTACGACCACGAGGAGCCAGACCCCCAGATGCTGGAGCTGGCCAAGTACGCCAAGCAGCACGTCCCAGAGCAGCACCCCAAG GATGAGCCAGGCTGCGTGAGGCGGCGGGTGCGCAAACTGCTGGCGGCTGGCGTGGTGTCAGCTCTCACCTGCATGGTGAAGAGTGAGAACCCGGCGCCGACCAACTCCTGCCGGGAGCTGATCTCCAG GGTGTTCCTGGCCGTGGTGGAGGAAGCAGCGGACAGAGGCAGCGTGGTGgcccagggagggggaaag GCACTCATCCCGCTCTCCCTGGAGGGTACCGAGGTGGGGCAGGCCAAGGCAGCACAGGCACTGGCGAAGATCACCATCACCTCCAACCCCGAGATGGCGTTCCCCGGAGAGAGG ATCTACGAGGTGGTCAGACCCCTGGTGAGTCTCCTGCACCTGCACCGCACGGGTCTGGAGAACTTTGAGGGGCTGATGGCGTTAACCAACCTGGCCGGGATCAGCGAGAGGCTGAG GCAGAAGATCCTGAAGGAGAAAGCGGTGCCCATGATTGAGGGCTACATGTTTGAGGAGCACGAGCTGCTCCGCCTGGCGGCCACCGAGTGTATGTGCAACATGGCCATGAGCACAGAG GTGCAGGAGCTCTTCCTGGCCGAGGGCAGCGACCGGCTGAAGCTGCTGGTTCTGTACAGTGGGGAGGACGACGAGAAGCTGCGGCGAGCAGCCTCCGGCACCTTGGCCATGCTGACCTCACTGCTGCCCCAGATCTGTGGGAAGATCACCCAAGTG ACGGCTCACTGGCTGGAGATCCTGCAGGCCCTGCTGCTCAGTTCCAATGTGGAGCTGCAGCACCGTGGCGCTGTGATCGTGCTGAACATGATGGCGGCAGACCGGGAGATTGCAGCCAAGCTCATGGAGAGTGAGATGCTGGAGATCCTGTCAGTACTCGCCAAGGAGTGCGACAAGCCCCGTGTGGCCCAAGCTGCCAAGGAGTGCCTGGCGCAGGCCGTGGCATGGGGGCTGATCAAACCCAACGTGAATGGAGAGTGA
- the PRC1 gene encoding protein regulator of cytokinesis 1 isoform X2, translated as MRKSEVLAAESVACLNKALGHLRDIWEEIGIPEEQRLQRTEVVKKHIKGLLDMMVAEEENLKERLLKSIAMCRKELDTLCKELQLDPFEEEEESTILQLEKDLRTRLEVMLKQKRERKQELKTLQERDQDLCDLLCMTPYSIDSNSVPSLEELDCFRRHLAALAAEKERRREEFVSIKRQIILCMEELDHVPDTSFERDVVCEDEDAFCLSMENIAALKELLQQLEARRALNEAVCGELRARIAELWDRLQVPAEEREAFATYMTGSRAKTKKALQFEVDRLEELKLQNMKTVIEAIRAELAAYWDKCFYGTEQRQAFAPYYEEDCTEALLQLHDAEVGHVKHYYETHKELFEAVHKWEENWRLFLELERKATDPSRFANRGGNLLKEEKQRAKLQKTLPKLEEELKVRVEAWEREHEEAFLVNGQRFMEYVSEQWQLHRLEKEKEKQERQLKKSRQIEEEMLYGSVPRTPSKRRVLGANTPGKLNATSCTTPNSTLRSAFGGTLFHSPVSRPPPSGGKLGQPARTPSRVAMKPPRTAHAERNKENMSQLNGTTLSGGCTPTAPAQRNYSINSVASTYSEFARELSKASKSDTSSRILNSTTAHIHC; from the exons AAGAAGCACATCAAG GGTCTGCTGGATATGATGGTGGCTGAGGAGGAGAACCTGAAGGAGCGTCTCCTGAAAAGCATTGCTATGTGTCGCAAGGAACTGGACACTCTCTGCAAGGAGCTCCAGCTGGATCCATTTGAG gaggaggaggagagcaccATCCTGCAGCTGGAAAAGGACTTGCGCACTCGCCTGGAAGTGATGCTGaagcagaagagagagaggaagcaggAGCTGAAAACTCTGCAAGAACGCGACCAAGACTTGTGTGACCTTCTCTGCATGACCCCCTACAGCATCGACAGCAACTCTGTGCCCAGCCTGGAGGAGCTCGACTGCTTCAGACGCCACCTGGCAGCACTGGCTGCTGAGAAG GAGCGCAGGAGAGAGGAGTTCGTCAGCATCAAACGGCAGATCATTCTGTGCATGGAGGAGCTGGATCATGTCCCTGACACCAGCTTCGAGCGGGATGTGGTGTGTGAGGACGAGGACGCCTTCTGCCTCTCTATGGAGAACATAGCTGCtcttaaagagctgctgcagcag CTGGAGGCCCGGAGAGCTTTAAATGAAGCTGTTTGCGGTGAGCTGCGCGCCAGAATTGCGGAGCTCTGGGACAGGCTGCAGGTCCCTGCGGAGGAGAGAGAAGCCTTTGCCACCTACATGACCGGATCCAGAGCCAAAACCAAGAAAGCC CTGCAGTTCGAGGTGGACCGTCTGGAGGAGCTGAAGCTGCAGAACATGAAGACTGTGATTGAAGCAATCAGAGCAGAGCTGGCCGCTTACTGGGACAAATGCTTTTACGGCACTGagcagagacaagcttttgcccCTTACTACGAGG AGGACTGCACCGAggccctgctgcagctccacGACGCTGAGGTGGGGCATGTGAAGCATTACTACGAGACACACAAAGAGCTCTTTGAAGCTGTTCACAAATGGGAGGAAAACTGGAGGCTTTTCCTGGAGCTGGAG AGAAAAGCAACGGACCCAAGTCGCTTTGCTAACCGAGGGGGCAACCTCCTGAAGGAAGAAAAGCAGCGAGCGAAACTTCAGAAGACTCTCCCCAAA ctggaggaggagctgaaaGTTCGGGTTGAGGCCTGGGAACGGGAGCATGAGGAGGCCTTCTTGGTGAATGGGCAGCGGTTCATGGAATACGTGAGCGAGCAATGGCAGCTGCATCGgctggagaaagagaaggagaagCAGGAACGG CAACTGAAGAAGAGTCGTCAGATTGAAGAAGAGATGCTGTATGGCAGCGTCCCGAGGACACCCAGCAAGCGCCGGGTCCTAGGCGCCAACACGCCTGGCAAA CTCAATGCAACTTCCTGTACCACTCCCAACAGCACACTCCGTTCCGCCTTTGGGGGGACGCTCTTCCACTCCCCAGTGTCCCGCCCACCACCCTCCGGAGGCAAG CTTGGTCAGCCTGCTCGGACCCCCAGCCGCGTGGCCATGAAGCCCCCTCGCACAGCACACGCAGAACGGAACAAGGAGAACATGTCCCAGTTGAATGGAACCACCCTGAGCGGTGggtgcacccccacagcccctgcccagcgTAACTACAGCATTAACTCTGTTGCCAGCACCTATTCTGAGTTTGCG CGCGAACTTTCAAAGGCTTCCAAATCTGACACCAGCTCCCGGATCCTGAACTCCACAACCGCCCACATCCACTGCTGA
- the PRC1 gene encoding protein regulator of cytokinesis 1 isoform X4: MMVAEEENLKERLLKSIAMCRKELDTLCKELQLDPFEEEEESTILQLEKDLRTRLEVMLKQKRERKQELKTLQERDQDLCDLLCMTPYSIDSNSVPSLEELDCFRRHLAALAAEKERRREEFVSIKRQIILCMEELDHVPDTSFERDVVCEDEDAFCLSMENIAALKELLQQLEARRALNEAVCGELRARIAELWDRLQVPAEEREAFATYMTGSRAKTKKALQFEVDRLEELKLQNMKTVIEAIRAELAAYWDKCFYGTEQRQAFAPYYEEDCTEALLQLHDAEVGHVKHYYETHKELFEAVHKWEENWRLFLELERKATDPSRFANRGGNLLKEEKQRAKLQKTLPKLEEELKVRVEAWEREHEEAFLVNGQRFMEYVSEQWQLHRLEKEKEKQERQLKKSRQIEEEMLYGSVPRTPSKRRVLGANTPGKVRKLNATSCTTPNSTLRSAFGGTLFHSPVSRPPPSGGKLGQPARTPSRVAMKPPRTAHAERNKENMSQLNGTTLSGGCTPTAPAQRNYSINSVASTYSEFARELSKASKSDTSSRILNSTTAHIHC, translated from the exons ATGATGGTGGCTGAGGAGGAGAACCTGAAGGAGCGTCTCCTGAAAAGCATTGCTATGTGTCGCAAGGAACTGGACACTCTCTGCAAGGAGCTCCAGCTGGATCCATTTGAG gaggaggaggagagcaccATCCTGCAGCTGGAAAAGGACTTGCGCACTCGCCTGGAAGTGATGCTGaagcagaagagagagaggaagcaggAGCTGAAAACTCTGCAAGAACGCGACCAAGACTTGTGTGACCTTCTCTGCATGACCCCCTACAGCATCGACAGCAACTCTGTGCCCAGCCTGGAGGAGCTCGACTGCTTCAGACGCCACCTGGCAGCACTGGCTGCTGAGAAG GAGCGCAGGAGAGAGGAGTTCGTCAGCATCAAACGGCAGATCATTCTGTGCATGGAGGAGCTGGATCATGTCCCTGACACCAGCTTCGAGCGGGATGTGGTGTGTGAGGACGAGGACGCCTTCTGCCTCTCTATGGAGAACATAGCTGCtcttaaagagctgctgcagcag CTGGAGGCCCGGAGAGCTTTAAATGAAGCTGTTTGCGGTGAGCTGCGCGCCAGAATTGCGGAGCTCTGGGACAGGCTGCAGGTCCCTGCGGAGGAGAGAGAAGCCTTTGCCACCTACATGACCGGATCCAGAGCCAAAACCAAGAAAGCC CTGCAGTTCGAGGTGGACCGTCTGGAGGAGCTGAAGCTGCAGAACATGAAGACTGTGATTGAAGCAATCAGAGCAGAGCTGGCCGCTTACTGGGACAAATGCTTTTACGGCACTGagcagagacaagcttttgcccCTTACTACGAGG AGGACTGCACCGAggccctgctgcagctccacGACGCTGAGGTGGGGCATGTGAAGCATTACTACGAGACACACAAAGAGCTCTTTGAAGCTGTTCACAAATGGGAGGAAAACTGGAGGCTTTTCCTGGAGCTGGAG AGAAAAGCAACGGACCCAAGTCGCTTTGCTAACCGAGGGGGCAACCTCCTGAAGGAAGAAAAGCAGCGAGCGAAACTTCAGAAGACTCTCCCCAAA ctggaggaggagctgaaaGTTCGGGTTGAGGCCTGGGAACGGGAGCATGAGGAGGCCTTCTTGGTGAATGGGCAGCGGTTCATGGAATACGTGAGCGAGCAATGGCAGCTGCATCGgctggagaaagagaaggagaagCAGGAACGG CAACTGAAGAAGAGTCGTCAGATTGAAGAAGAGATGCTGTATGGCAGCGTCCCGAGGACACCCAGCAAGCGCCGGGTCCTAGGCGCCAACACGCCTGGCAAAGTGAGGAAG CTCAATGCAACTTCCTGTACCACTCCCAACAGCACACTCCGTTCCGCCTTTGGGGGGACGCTCTTCCACTCCCCAGTGTCCCGCCCACCACCCTCCGGAGGCAAG CTTGGTCAGCCTGCTCGGACCCCCAGCCGCGTGGCCATGAAGCCCCCTCGCACAGCACACGCAGAACGGAACAAGGAGAACATGTCCCAGTTGAATGGAACCACCCTGAGCGGTGggtgcacccccacagcccctgcccagcgTAACTACAGCATTAACTCTGTTGCCAGCACCTATTCTGAGTTTGCG CGCGAACTTTCAAAGGCTTCCAAATCTGACACCAGCTCCCGGATCCTGAACTCCACAACCGCCCACATCCACTGCTGA
- the PRC1 gene encoding protein regulator of cytokinesis 1 isoform X1, with product MRKSEVLAAESVACLNKALGHLRDIWEEIGIPEEQRLQRTEVVKKHIKGLLDMMVAEEENLKERLLKSIAMCRKELDTLCKELQLDPFEEEEESTILQLEKDLRTRLEVMLKQKRERKQELKTLQERDQDLCDLLCMTPYSIDSNSVPSLEELDCFRRHLAALAAEKERRREEFVSIKRQIILCMEELDHVPDTSFERDVVCEDEDAFCLSMENIAALKELLQQLEARRALNEAVCGELRARIAELWDRLQVPAEEREAFATYMTGSRAKTKKALQFEVDRLEELKLQNMKTVIEAIRAELAAYWDKCFYGTEQRQAFAPYYEEDCTEALLQLHDAEVGHVKHYYETHKELFEAVHKWEENWRLFLELERKATDPSRFANRGGNLLKEEKQRAKLQKTLPKLEEELKVRVEAWEREHEEAFLVNGQRFMEYVSEQWQLHRLEKEKEKQERQLKKSRQIEEEMLYGSVPRTPSKRRVLGANTPGKVRKLNATSCTTPNSTLRSAFGGTLFHSPVSRPPPSGGKLGQPARTPSRVAMKPPRTAHAERNKENMSQLNGTTLSGGCTPTAPAQRNYSINSVASTYSEFARELSKASKSDTSSRILNSTTAHIHC from the exons AAGAAGCACATCAAG GGTCTGCTGGATATGATGGTGGCTGAGGAGGAGAACCTGAAGGAGCGTCTCCTGAAAAGCATTGCTATGTGTCGCAAGGAACTGGACACTCTCTGCAAGGAGCTCCAGCTGGATCCATTTGAG gaggaggaggagagcaccATCCTGCAGCTGGAAAAGGACTTGCGCACTCGCCTGGAAGTGATGCTGaagcagaagagagagaggaagcaggAGCTGAAAACTCTGCAAGAACGCGACCAAGACTTGTGTGACCTTCTCTGCATGACCCCCTACAGCATCGACAGCAACTCTGTGCCCAGCCTGGAGGAGCTCGACTGCTTCAGACGCCACCTGGCAGCACTGGCTGCTGAGAAG GAGCGCAGGAGAGAGGAGTTCGTCAGCATCAAACGGCAGATCATTCTGTGCATGGAGGAGCTGGATCATGTCCCTGACACCAGCTTCGAGCGGGATGTGGTGTGTGAGGACGAGGACGCCTTCTGCCTCTCTATGGAGAACATAGCTGCtcttaaagagctgctgcagcag CTGGAGGCCCGGAGAGCTTTAAATGAAGCTGTTTGCGGTGAGCTGCGCGCCAGAATTGCGGAGCTCTGGGACAGGCTGCAGGTCCCTGCGGAGGAGAGAGAAGCCTTTGCCACCTACATGACCGGATCCAGAGCCAAAACCAAGAAAGCC CTGCAGTTCGAGGTGGACCGTCTGGAGGAGCTGAAGCTGCAGAACATGAAGACTGTGATTGAAGCAATCAGAGCAGAGCTGGCCGCTTACTGGGACAAATGCTTTTACGGCACTGagcagagacaagcttttgcccCTTACTACGAGG AGGACTGCACCGAggccctgctgcagctccacGACGCTGAGGTGGGGCATGTGAAGCATTACTACGAGACACACAAAGAGCTCTTTGAAGCTGTTCACAAATGGGAGGAAAACTGGAGGCTTTTCCTGGAGCTGGAG AGAAAAGCAACGGACCCAAGTCGCTTTGCTAACCGAGGGGGCAACCTCCTGAAGGAAGAAAAGCAGCGAGCGAAACTTCAGAAGACTCTCCCCAAA ctggaggaggagctgaaaGTTCGGGTTGAGGCCTGGGAACGGGAGCATGAGGAGGCCTTCTTGGTGAATGGGCAGCGGTTCATGGAATACGTGAGCGAGCAATGGCAGCTGCATCGgctggagaaagagaaggagaagCAGGAACGG CAACTGAAGAAGAGTCGTCAGATTGAAGAAGAGATGCTGTATGGCAGCGTCCCGAGGACACCCAGCAAGCGCCGGGTCCTAGGCGCCAACACGCCTGGCAAAGTGAGGAAG CTCAATGCAACTTCCTGTACCACTCCCAACAGCACACTCCGTTCCGCCTTTGGGGGGACGCTCTTCCACTCCCCAGTGTCCCGCCCACCACCCTCCGGAGGCAAG CTTGGTCAGCCTGCTCGGACCCCCAGCCGCGTGGCCATGAAGCCCCCTCGCACAGCACACGCAGAACGGAACAAGGAGAACATGTCCCAGTTGAATGGAACCACCCTGAGCGGTGggtgcacccccacagcccctgcccagcgTAACTACAGCATTAACTCTGTTGCCAGCACCTATTCTGAGTTTGCG CGCGAACTTTCAAAGGCTTCCAAATCTGACACCAGCTCCCGGATCCTGAACTCCACAACCGCCCACATCCACTGCTGA
- the RCCD1 gene encoding RCC1 domain-containing protein 1, translating into MWPEVPPARCDWLRRRMAEPGPQRGWFVFGFRGFAEPRGGGARRVEPEPGGIRLVRPAWSYTGLVTGRGRLALRGWLAGALPGRCRDLLPSESHVLLLRGAALEAWARGGGLCGGPAWRWRLHPGEAAGPLPLAPGGYVTPRPPFLCPLPPALRARKLVLGHEHVALLGPAGTVYTWGCGRHGQLGHGGLEPVSEPRLVEALHGVPMADVAAGGWHSVSVSEGGDLYVWGWNESGQLALPSKALAEKRPPAAASVAQPEEPGCGAGKAELKLVSHEAAVGAEAVDFISIQAFPALLDLPEGSEVSKVSCGSRHTAAVTRTGELYTWGWGKYGQLGHNETASSDQPRQVGYFPANGLTVEDVVCGPWNTYVCAVEK; encoded by the exons ATGTGGCCGGAAGTCCCTCCCGCTCGCTGTGATTGGCTGCGGCGTCGCATGGCGGAACCGGGTCCCCAGCGCGGCTGGTTCGTTTTCGGGTTCCGGGGCTTCGCGGAGCCTCGTGGCGGCGGGGCCCGGCGGGTGGAGCCGGAGCCGGGCGGGATCCGCCTGGTGCGGCCGGCGTGGAGCTACACGGGCCTGGTGACGG GGCGTGGGCGCCTGGCGCTGCGGGGGTGGCTGGCGGGGGCACTGCCCGGGCGCTGCCGGGACCTGCTCCCCTCCGAGAGCCACGTGCTGCTGCTGCGCGGGGCGGCGCTGGAGGCCTGGGcacggggcggggggctgtgcggggggccCGCCTGGCGGTGGCGGCTGCACCCAGGGGAGGCAGCCGggcccctgcccctggcccctggCGGCTACGTGACCCCACGGCCGCCCTTCCTGTGCCCGCTGCCACCGGCGCTGCGGGCCCGGAAGCTGGTGCTGGGCCACGAGCATGTGGCGCTGCTGGGCCCCGCCGGGACCGTCTACACCTGGGGCTGCGGCAG ACATGGGCAGCTGGGGCACGGGGGGCTGGAGCCTGTGTCGGAGCCCCGGCTCGTGGAGGCCTTGCACGGCGTGCCCATGGCGGACGTGGCAGCTGGAGGCTGGCATTCTGTCAGTGTCAGCG aggGAGGTGATCTCTATGTCTGGGGCTGGAACGAATCCGGGCAGCTGGCATTGCCTTCCAAAGCACTGGCAGAAAAAAGGCCCCCAGCCGCAGCATCTGTCGCCCAGCCTGAGGAACCCGGCTGCGGTGCAG GCAAGGCAGAGCTGAAATTGGTCAGTCACGAGGCAGCCGTGGGTGCTGAAGCAGTTGACTTCATTTCAATCCAGGCCTTCCCTGCTTTGCTGGATCTACCCGAGGGGTCAGAGGTCAGCAAGGTCAGCTGTGGCTCCCGCCACACTGCTGCTGTGACCC GGACTGGGGAGCTCTACACCTGGGGCTGGG GCAAATACGGACAGCTGGGCCACAATGAGACAGCCAGCTCTGACCAGCCAAGACAGGTTGGCTATTTCCCTGCAAACGGGCTCACGGTGGAGGATGTGGTCTGTGGCCCATGGAACACTTACGTCTGTGCTGTGGAGAAGTGA
- the PRC1 gene encoding protein regulator of cytokinesis 1 isoform X3, translating into MRKSEVLAAESVACLNKALGHLRDIWEEIGIPEEQRLQRTEVVKKHIKGLLDMMVAEEENLKERLLKSIAMCRKELDTLCKELQLDPFEEEEESTILQLEKDLRTRLEVMLKQKRERKQELKTLQERDQDLCDLLCMTPYSIDSNSVPSLEELDCFRRHLAALAAEKERRREEFVSIKRQIILCMEELDHVPDTSFERDVVCEDEDAFCLSMENIAALKELLQQLEARRALNEAVCGELRARIAELWDRLQVPAEEREAFATYMTGSRAKTKKALQFEVDRLEELKLQNMKTVIEAIRAELAAYWDKCFYGTEQRQAFAPYYEEDCTEALLQLHDAEVGHVKHYYETHKELFEAVHKWEENWRLFLELERKATDPSRFANRGGNLLKEEKQRAKLQKTLPKLEEELKVRVEAWEREHEEAFLVNGQRFMEYVSEQWQLHRLEKEKEKQERQLKKSRQIEEEMLYGSVPRTPSKRRVLGANTPGKVRKLNATSCTTPNSTLRSAFGGTLFHSPVSRPPPSGGKLGQPARTPSRVAMKPPRTAHAERNKENMSQLNGTTLSARTFKGFQI; encoded by the exons AAGAAGCACATCAAG GGTCTGCTGGATATGATGGTGGCTGAGGAGGAGAACCTGAAGGAGCGTCTCCTGAAAAGCATTGCTATGTGTCGCAAGGAACTGGACACTCTCTGCAAGGAGCTCCAGCTGGATCCATTTGAG gaggaggaggagagcaccATCCTGCAGCTGGAAAAGGACTTGCGCACTCGCCTGGAAGTGATGCTGaagcagaagagagagaggaagcaggAGCTGAAAACTCTGCAAGAACGCGACCAAGACTTGTGTGACCTTCTCTGCATGACCCCCTACAGCATCGACAGCAACTCTGTGCCCAGCCTGGAGGAGCTCGACTGCTTCAGACGCCACCTGGCAGCACTGGCTGCTGAGAAG GAGCGCAGGAGAGAGGAGTTCGTCAGCATCAAACGGCAGATCATTCTGTGCATGGAGGAGCTGGATCATGTCCCTGACACCAGCTTCGAGCGGGATGTGGTGTGTGAGGACGAGGACGCCTTCTGCCTCTCTATGGAGAACATAGCTGCtcttaaagagctgctgcagcag CTGGAGGCCCGGAGAGCTTTAAATGAAGCTGTTTGCGGTGAGCTGCGCGCCAGAATTGCGGAGCTCTGGGACAGGCTGCAGGTCCCTGCGGAGGAGAGAGAAGCCTTTGCCACCTACATGACCGGATCCAGAGCCAAAACCAAGAAAGCC CTGCAGTTCGAGGTGGACCGTCTGGAGGAGCTGAAGCTGCAGAACATGAAGACTGTGATTGAAGCAATCAGAGCAGAGCTGGCCGCTTACTGGGACAAATGCTTTTACGGCACTGagcagagacaagcttttgcccCTTACTACGAGG AGGACTGCACCGAggccctgctgcagctccacGACGCTGAGGTGGGGCATGTGAAGCATTACTACGAGACACACAAAGAGCTCTTTGAAGCTGTTCACAAATGGGAGGAAAACTGGAGGCTTTTCCTGGAGCTGGAG AGAAAAGCAACGGACCCAAGTCGCTTTGCTAACCGAGGGGGCAACCTCCTGAAGGAAGAAAAGCAGCGAGCGAAACTTCAGAAGACTCTCCCCAAA ctggaggaggagctgaaaGTTCGGGTTGAGGCCTGGGAACGGGAGCATGAGGAGGCCTTCTTGGTGAATGGGCAGCGGTTCATGGAATACGTGAGCGAGCAATGGCAGCTGCATCGgctggagaaagagaaggagaagCAGGAACGG CAACTGAAGAAGAGTCGTCAGATTGAAGAAGAGATGCTGTATGGCAGCGTCCCGAGGACACCCAGCAAGCGCCGGGTCCTAGGCGCCAACACGCCTGGCAAAGTGAGGAAG CTCAATGCAACTTCCTGTACCACTCCCAACAGCACACTCCGTTCCGCCTTTGGGGGGACGCTCTTCCACTCCCCAGTGTCCCGCCCACCACCCTCCGGAGGCAAG CTTGGTCAGCCTGCTCGGACCCCCAGCCGCGTGGCCATGAAGCCCCCTCGCACAGCACACGCAGAACGGAACAAGGAGAACATGTCCCAGTTGAATGGAACCACCCTGAGCG CGCGAACTTTCAAAGGCTTCCAAATCTGA